In Longimicrobium sp., a single genomic region encodes these proteins:
- a CDS encoding YraN family protein: MSNKPLGDRGEEIAARHLARAGWTVTHRNFRLGHKEIDLVARRGEVVAFVEVKTRAGLGYGHPLEAITAKKRREIAQVAAAWIERHGADGDVYRFDAVAVLVRGGEPEVEHVEDAWRM, from the coding sequence GTGTCCAACAAGCCCCTGGGCGACCGCGGCGAGGAGATCGCGGCGCGCCACCTGGCCCGCGCCGGCTGGACGGTGACGCACCGCAACTTCCGGCTCGGGCACAAGGAGATCGACCTCGTCGCGCGCCGCGGCGAGGTCGTCGCGTTCGTGGAGGTGAAGACGCGCGCGGGGTTGGGATACGGGCACCCGCTGGAGGCGATCACCGCGAAGAAGCGCCGCGAGATCGCCCAGGTCGCCGCCGCCTGGATCGAGCGCCACGGCGCGGACGGCGACGTGTACCGCTTTGACGCCGTGGCCGTGCTGGTGCGCGGCGGCGAGCCGGAGGTGGAGCACGTGGAGGATGCGTGGCGGATGTGA
- a CDS encoding molybdenum cofactor guanylyltransferase: MADVNGGEWGMGNGESCFGAILAGGASRRFGAPKALAEVGGRRIVERVRDALAKAGAEVVVIANDASLFADLGLERRADDVAGVGPLAGIVAAVRWAAERGYAGALCVACDMPFLPAALLRRIAEGARPVIVVPESRGRRGVEPLCAWYPVECLAVAERMMAEGSWALHPLLERFPAERVLLAEVERFGDPEVLFLNVNTPADHALAQRIAADVPS; encoded by the coding sequence GTGGCGGATGTGAACGGCGGGGAATGGGGAATGGGGAATGGGGAATCGTGCTTCGGGGCGATTCTGGCCGGCGGGGCGAGCCGCAGGTTCGGGGCTCCCAAGGCGCTCGCGGAGGTCGGCGGGCGGCGGATCGTGGAGCGGGTGCGGGATGCGCTGGCGAAGGCCGGGGCGGAGGTGGTCGTGATCGCCAACGATGCTTCCCTGTTTGCGGATCTGGGGCTGGAACGGCGGGCGGATGATGTGGCCGGGGTGGGGCCGCTGGCGGGGATCGTGGCGGCGGTGCGGTGGGCTGCGGAGCGAGGCTACGCTGGGGCGCTGTGCGTGGCGTGCGACATGCCGTTTCTGCCCGCTGCGCTGCTGCGAAGGATCGCGGAGGGGGCGCGGCCCGTCATCGTCGTGCCGGAGAGCCGCGGGCGGCGCGGCGTGGAGCCGCTCTGCGCGTGGTATCCGGTGGAGTGCCTCGCGGTGGCCGAGCGGATGATGGCGGAGGGATCGTGGGCGCTGCACCCGCTCCTGGAGCGCTTCCCGGCCGAGCGCGTGCTGCTGGCGGAGGTGGAGCGGTTCGGCGATCCCGAGGTCCTCTTCCTCAACGTCAACACCCCCGCGGACCACGCGCTTGCCCAACGAATCGCGGCCGATGTCCCCTCCTGA
- the aroF gene encoding 3-deoxy-7-phosphoheptulonate synthase, with product MRHDATPEDIQGVVDMMEEMGYEARPMPGKQRTAIGLVGNDGKVNADRLESLSGVMEVIHVSQPYKQVSREWREEPTIITLDNGTRIGGNEVVVMAGPCAVESEAQILSVARRLSAAGATILRGGAFKPRTSPYAFQGLGEPGLRLLDRAREETGMAIVTEAVDPESLDLVAEHADIIQIGARNMQNFSLLRRAGRSGKPILLKRGMAATVKDLLMSAEYILAEGNGKVILCERGVKGFDTHTRNLLDLTAIPVVKSLSHLPIIADPSHGTGLRAKVIPMARAAVAAGADGLMIEVHPDPERAMSDGAQSLFPDQFDTLMDQIGTIAEAIGREMAEPLAAAR from the coding sequence ATGAGACACGATGCGACCCCCGAGGACATCCAGGGCGTCGTCGACATGATGGAAGAGATGGGCTACGAGGCGCGCCCCATGCCCGGCAAGCAGCGCACCGCCATCGGGCTGGTGGGGAACGACGGCAAGGTCAACGCGGACCGGCTGGAGTCGCTCTCGGGCGTGATGGAGGTGATCCACGTCTCGCAGCCGTACAAGCAGGTGTCGCGCGAGTGGCGGGAGGAGCCCACCATCATCACGCTGGACAACGGCACCCGCATCGGCGGCAACGAGGTGGTGGTGATGGCCGGGCCGTGCGCCGTGGAGAGCGAGGCGCAGATCCTGAGCGTCGCCCGCCGGCTCAGCGCGGCGGGGGCCACCATCCTGCGCGGCGGCGCCTTCAAGCCGCGCACCTCGCCGTACGCCTTCCAGGGGCTCGGCGAGCCGGGGCTGCGCCTGCTGGACCGCGCCCGCGAGGAGACGGGGATGGCGATCGTCACCGAGGCGGTGGACCCCGAGAGCCTGGATCTGGTGGCCGAGCACGCGGACATCATCCAGATCGGCGCGCGCAACATGCAGAACTTCTCGCTGCTGCGCCGCGCCGGCCGCAGCGGCAAGCCGATCCTGCTCAAGCGCGGCATGGCGGCCACGGTCAAGGACCTGCTGATGTCCGCCGAGTACATCCTTGCCGAGGGGAACGGCAAGGTGATCCTGTGCGAGCGCGGGGTGAAGGGCTTCGACACGCACACGCGCAACCTGCTGGACCTCACCGCCATCCCGGTGGTGAAGTCGCTCTCGCACCTCCCCATCATCGCGGACCCCAGCCACGGCACGGGGCTGCGCGCCAAGGTGATCCCCATGGCGCGCGCCGCCGTCGCAGCGGGCGCGGACGGGCTGATGATCGAGGTGCACCCGGACCCGGAGCGCGCCATGTCCGACGGGGCGCAGTCGCTCTTCCCGGACCAGTTCGACACGCTGATGGACCAGATCGGCACCATCGCCGAGGCGATCGGGCGGGAGATGGCGGAGCCGCTGGCCGCCGCGCGCTAG
- the mobB gene encoding molybdopterin-guanine dinucleotide biosynthesis protein B, which translates to MSPPEIPPAVAIVGKKNSGKTTLVVALAARLKRDGYRVATIKHGHHAFESDEPGRDSWRHFNEGEAEASIMCGSGKVALTMRIDGEPDPAQLIRDFYTGRGYDVVLVEGFKHGPLPKIEIFRRGVHAHPVHEPGSSDVLAFVTDDLDLEMRAAAAGSAVIPLDHAGTHVDAVARLIERCVIAHER; encoded by the coding sequence ATGTCCCCTCCTGAGATTCCCCCCGCCGTCGCCATCGTCGGCAAGAAGAACAGCGGCAAGACGACGCTGGTGGTCGCACTCGCGGCGCGGCTGAAGCGCGACGGGTACCGCGTGGCCACCATCAAGCACGGCCACCACGCCTTCGAGTCCGACGAGCCCGGCCGCGACAGCTGGCGCCACTTCAACGAGGGCGAGGCCGAGGCCAGCATCATGTGCGGTTCCGGCAAGGTTGCGCTGACGATGCGCATCGACGGCGAGCCCGACCCCGCGCAGCTCATCCGCGACTTCTACACCGGGCGCGGCTACGACGTGGTGCTGGTGGAAGGCTTCAAGCACGGGCCGCTTCCAAAAATCGAGATCTTTCGCCGCGGCGTGCACGCGCATCCCGTCCACGAGCCGGGGAGTTCCGACGTGCTCGCCTTCGTCACTGACGACCTGGACCTGGAGATGCGCGCGGCCGCGGCCGGTTCCGCCGTCATCCCGCTCGACCACGCGGGGACGCACGTGGACGCGGTGGCGCGGTTGATCGAGCGATGCGTGATCGCCCATGAGCGCTGA